One stretch of Echeneis naucrates chromosome 11, fEcheNa1.1, whole genome shotgun sequence DNA includes these proteins:
- the scamp3 gene encoding secretory carrier-associated membrane protein 3 translates to MSKYTSFPDPVDDHNPFQDPAVTQHSSNTGYATLDLYNPFDNNTTGPPPPYEATSPSAPPVPAQTPPSRTTPTEPRNYGSYNSQTAVNATTAELLRKQEELEKKAQELERRERELESHSLGPGASRQNNWPPLPSFCPVGPCFYQDINVEITQRFQRTVTIMYYFWMFCTCTLLFNVVSSLANFCVNPSNGVGLGLAILWGLLFTPCSFVCWYRPVYKAFRSDSSFNFFVFFFVFFAQVVVYVIMTIGIPEWGFSGWIVSLAALKKSVPVGTMMMMNAVLFTAQTTMGIVMLKRVHSLYRQTDASFQKAQAEFATGVMSNQAVRQATANAAQGAFTAPR, encoded by the exons ATGTCCAAATACACGAGCTTTCCAGACCCGGTGGACGACCACAACCCTTTCCAG GACCCTGCAGTGActcaacacagcagcaacacaggATATGCCACACTGGACCTTTATAACCCATttgacaacaacacaactggg CCTCCACCACCGTACGAAGCCACCTCCCCCTCTGCTCCGCCTGTGCCTGCGCAGACCCCACCCAGCAGGACAACGCCCACCGAGCCTCGCAACTATGGCTCCTATAACTCCCAG ACTGCAGTGAATGCAACCACGGCTGAGCTCCTgaggaagcaggaggagctggagaagaaagcccaggagctggagaggagagagcgGGAGCTGGAGTCACACAGCCTGGGACCTGGAGCCT CCCGTCAAAATAATTGGCCCCCCCTTCCCTCGTTCTGCCCTGTGGGCCCCTGCTTCTACCAGGACATCAATGTGGAGATCACCCAGCGTTTCCAACGCACTGTCACCATCATGTACTACTTCTGGATGT TCTGTACTTGCACGCTGCTCTTCAACGTGGTCTCCTCCCTGGCCAATTTCTGTGTGAACCCCTCTAATGGTGTTGGCCTTGGCCTTGCCATCTTGTGGGGGCTCCTCTTCACCCCCTGCTCCTTCGTCTGTTGGTACCGACCAGTCTACAAAGCTTTCAG GAGTGACAGCTCCTTCAacttcttcgtcttcttctttgTATTCTTTGCACAAGTGGTTGTATATGTCATCATGACTATTGGCATCCCTGAATGGGGTTTCAG CGGGTGGATTGTGAGCCTGGCTGCTCTGAAGAAGAGTGTGCCCGTTGgcacaatgatgatgatgaatgctGTACTCTTTACTGCCCAAACTACCATGGGAATTGTCATGCTGAAGAGG GTCCACAGTCTGTACAGGCAGACCGATGCCAGCTTCCAAAAGGCCCAGGCTGAGTTCGCCACCGGAGTCATGTCCAATCAGGCTGTACGCCAGGCCACTGCCAACGCTGCCCAGGGGGCCTTCACTGCACCACGATAG
- the rnf115b gene encoding E3 ubiquitin-protein ligase RNF115: protein MAEAAEEPQHRFFCHCCKSETTPKLPDFICPRCDSGFIEEVSEDSSLLQNSTSVASEEPNSLFSELWQLLFMERSALLSHPPSSESGSDDSEQVSAGHSPSSSAEGGEPESPPQSEERSSRPAVEGIVQQFLAGLFANSGNPGVAPAALSSMLQLYSNPGDYAWGQGGLDAVITELLGQLESTGPPPAEKEMISSLPTVCISQEQTDSRLECPVCREEYSLGESVRKLPCLHFFHSHCIVPWLELHDTCPVCRKSLDGVDNSLPPTSEPPEDRSVTTEQQERQAI from the exons ATGGCGGAGGCTGCGGAGGAACCACAACACCGgtttttctgtcactgctgtAAAAGTGAAACAACCCCCAAACTCCCG gaTTTCATCTGCCCCAGATGTGACTCTGGCTTCATTGAGGAGGTGTCAGAAGACTCCAG TCTCCTGCAAAACAGCACATCAGTGGCCAGTGAAGAGCCAAACTCATTGTTCTCAGAA TTATGGCAGCTGCTGTTTATGGAacgctctgctctgctgtcacatccaCCTTCCTCAGAATCCGGTTCAGACGACAGCGAGCAGGTATCAGCAGGTCACAGCCCGTCTTCCTCTGCAGAGGGTGGAGAACCTGAATCCCCTCCCCAGTCTGAAGAACGGTCCTCAAGGCCTGCAGTGGAAGG GATCGTGCAACAATTCTTGGCTGGCCTGTTTGCCAACAGCGGGAACCCTGGTGTTGCACCAGCTGCact ATCCAGTATGCTACAGTTATACTCAAACCCGGGAGACTATGCATGGGGTCAGGGAGGTCTGGATGCTGTTATCACAGAA TTGTTAGGACAGTTGGAGAGCACAGGTCCACCCCCTGCAGAGAAGGAGATGATATCATCTTTGCCAACAGTTTGCATTTCTCAGGAACAGACAG ACAGCAGACTGGAGTGTCCCGTTTGCAGGGAGGAGTATTCATTGGGGGAATCCGTTAGGAAACTACCGTGCCTCCATTTCTTCCACAGTCATTGTATAGTACCTTGGCTGGAACTG CATGATACCTGCCCAGTGTGCCGCAAAAGCCTTGACGGTGTCGACAACAGCCTCCCACCCACATCAGAGCCCCCAGAAGACCGTTCCGTCACAACAGAGCAACAAGAGAGGCAGGCGATCTGA